CGCAACCAGCTTTACTTCGGCGACAACCTCGACGTTTTGCGAAACAAGATTGGCGACGAATCGGTAGACCTCATCTACCTCGACCCGCCGTTCAACTCCAAGGCCGACTACAACGTGCTGTTCAAGGAGGTTGACGGCACGCCGTCCGCGGCGCAGATACACGCGTTTACCGATTTCTGGCACTGGGACGAGGTTGCCGCGCGCACGTTTCACGAGCTTGTGACCGGCGGGAATGCGTAAAGTATGGGGTTCAGGAACCCAATTACTACTCTTCATTGATATTTTATCTGGGCAGATCGTATGAGGGATCACCTAGATCAAATTCTCGAAATCTCAACGCCAATATTTGGAGAACCCTTTGAAGGTTTTCTCGCATTTATATA
This genomic interval from bacterium contains the following:
- a CDS encoding modification methylase codes for the protein MGDWRNQLYFGDNLDVLRNKIGDESVDLIYLDPPFNSKADYNVLFKEVDGTPSAAQIHAFTDFWHWDEVAARTFHELVTGGNA